A single region of the Chthonomonadales bacterium genome encodes:
- a CDS encoding diguanylate cyclase gives MRHREVKEVTATRPEPHARKWRQVPALLVSLAVLATALLAYANLQTALAVDQIDDVYRCGTLRDRTWWAYSSAREGRADEAAAQVELMRAAVRGLRLRYGAVAAPAAAELARFQQAIARPGPEDWRAASRMFAAAADLTHKVRGRAAASRSLAGVTLGAGLLALALLLLRTMRLWRTLREVQARLRDRDATTRAILNTAPDAIVAADQSGVVRLVNPAAERLFGYPASEMIGAPLRTLMPAAAPNADGPFAAPSSPPSAAAEPPRHETRARRRDGSEFAVEFTVSDVSLDGERLYTGVLRDVTERRAFEVKLEEQVRINEQARQDLEQANRLLHWLASTDGLTGLHNHRAFVERMSQEFARCVRYGTPLSLVLVDLDHFKAYNDARGHAAGDALLASVGRMLRSGARSADLAARYGGDEFVLLLPGTDSEGAAAIAERHREEIATAPWASGVTAAFGVASVDVSVNTGDALFASADRALYSAKAAGGNVVERAPGAREVGGAAPADSG, from the coding sequence ATGCGGCACCGCGAGGTGAAGGAGGTTACGGCGACCAGGCCCGAGCCGCACGCGCGCAAGTGGCGGCAGGTGCCGGCGCTGTTGGTGTCGCTCGCCGTGCTCGCTACCGCGCTGCTCGCCTACGCCAACCTCCAGACGGCGCTGGCCGTTGACCAAATCGACGACGTGTACCGGTGTGGCACGCTGCGTGACCGCACCTGGTGGGCGTACTCCTCTGCGCGCGAGGGTCGCGCGGACGAAGCGGCCGCTCAGGTCGAGTTGATGCGCGCCGCCGTGCGGGGCTTGCGCCTCCGCTACGGCGCGGTCGCTGCCCCCGCCGCCGCGGAACTGGCGCGTTTCCAGCAAGCGATCGCCCGTCCGGGCCCGGAGGACTGGCGGGCGGCCTCCCGCATGTTCGCCGCGGCCGCCGACCTTACGCACAAGGTGCGCGGGCGGGCGGCCGCATCGCGGAGTCTTGCGGGCGTCACGCTCGGCGCCGGCCTGCTGGCGCTCGCACTGCTGCTGCTGCGCACGATGCGCCTCTGGCGTACGCTGCGCGAGGTCCAGGCCCGCCTGCGAGATCGCGATGCGACGACGCGCGCCATCCTCAACACGGCGCCCGACGCGATCGTGGCCGCCGACCAGTCGGGCGTGGTCCGGCTCGTGAACCCGGCCGCCGAGCGCCTGTTCGGGTACCCCGCCTCGGAGATGATCGGCGCGCCCTTGCGAACGCTCATGCCCGCGGCGGCGCCCAACGCCGATGGCCCCTTCGCCGCGCCCTCCAGCCCGCCCTCGGCAGCGGCCGAGCCGCCACGCCACGAGACGCGCGCGCGACGGCGCGACGGCTCGGAGTTCGCGGTCGAGTTCACCGTGAGCGACGTCTCGCTTGATGGTGAGCGGCTCTACACCGGCGTGCTTCGGGACGTGACGGAGCGCCGCGCGTTCGAGGTGAAGCTCGAGGAGCAGGTCCGCATCAACGAGCAGGCCCGGCAGGACCTGGAGCAGGCCAACCGTCTCCTGCACTGGCTGGCATCTACGGACGGCCTGACCGGCCTGCACAACCACCGCGCCTTCGTCGAGCGCATGAGCCAGGAGTTCGCGCGCTGCGTGCGCTACGGCACGCCGCTCTCGCTCGTGCTGGTCGATCTGGACCACTTCAAGGCATACAACGACGCGCGCGGCCACGCCGCCGGCGACGCCCTGCTGGCATCGGTGGGTCGCATGCTGCGCTCCGGCGCGCGCTCGGCGGATCTGGCCGCGCGGTACGGCGGAGACGAGTTCGTCCTACTCCTACCCGGCACCGACTCCGAGGGCGCGGCGGCCATCGCCGAGCGTCATCGGGAGGAGATCGCCACGGCGCCGTGGGCCAGTGGCGTCACGGCGGCGTTCGGCGTCGCCAGCGTGGACGTCAGCGTGAACACCGGCGACGCGCTTTTCGCCAGCGCCGATCGCGCGCTCTACTCCGCCAAGGCCGCCGGGGGCAACGTCGTGGAGCGGGCGCCCGGCGCGCGCGAGGTCGGCGGCGCCGCGCCGGCAGACTCCGGCTGA